The Acidobacteriota bacterium genomic interval CTTCGCCGATCCACAGGTGCTCGTCGCGATCGCCGTGATTGTCGTGCAGATGGGTTGAGCGAATTCTCTCTTTCATCGTTTCGAAGCTGGCGCGCACGCCCATCCCGAAATGGGCGTGGCCGATGTCGAAGCAGAAACCTATGTCGTCAAAGTGAGCTGTATTGAGAATCTCGTTCAGGCGGTCGGGCTCCGTGATTTCGTTCGCGATGTTCTCGACCAGCACCATCACTCCGAGCGGCTTGGCGAAAACGCGCAGGTGTTCGAGTGCGGTGATGGCGTACTCCATCTTGCGCGGTTCCCACTGCTCTTTGGATACGCCGAGGTGCTGCACAAGAAACCGGAAGGGGACATGCTCGGCGAACTCGATGGCGCGCTTGGCTTCATCCATGGCGGCAACGCGCTGCCGCTTGTCGTTGTCCACCAGGTTCACTGCAGGAGCGATGTGGCGTCCGTAATCGGCTTCGCTATAGATGGGCGAGTGCATCGAGTGCAGCATGCCGGGATGCTCGCGGAACCAGGTCGAGAGTTCGCGAACGCGAGCGCGGTCCGTATAGTCGAAGTGCTCTTTCTGACAGAACAGTTCGATCGCCTGTGCTCCGCCGCGCACCATGGCTTCCAGGTAATT includes:
- a CDS encoding sugar phosphate isomerase/epimerase, whose translation is MLRAMSTHVRVRERLQINYLEAMVRGGAQAIELFCQKEHFDYTDRARVRELSTWFREHPGMLHSMHSPIYSEADYGRHIAPAVNLVDNDKRQRVAAMDEAKRAIEFAEHVPFRFLVQHLGVSKEQWEPRKMEYAITALEHLRVFAKPLGVMVLVENIANEITEPDRLNEILNTAHFDDIGFCFDIGHAHFGMGVRASFETMKERIRSTHLHDNHGDRDEHLWIGEGTIDWSEAMALLRSAPHVPAMLLEITGDSQKEISQGASESFSRLENALREAEKQMV